A region from the Lycium barbarum isolate Lr01 chromosome 8, ASM1917538v2, whole genome shotgun sequence genome encodes:
- the LOC132606362 gene encoding serine hydroxymethyltransferase 7-like, which produces MEVPASIRYSSSSSSCMHLHQPHCNSNGDVEEFRILGHSMCLKRKRDIDSSSSSTKSFKVTHSNELESRRNAVRAWGNEGLRVADPETFEIMEKEKQRQYKGIELIASENFVCKAVMEALGSHLTNKYSEGMPGARYYGENQFIDEIEMLCCKRALLAFGLDQDNWGVNVQPYSCTSANFAVYTGLLLPGDRIMGLDTPSGGNTSHGYNLPNGRKVSGASIFFESLSYKVDPQTGCVDFDKLEERALDFRPKILICGGSSYPREWDYAKFRQIADKCGAVLMCDMAQISGLVAAKECLSPFDYCDIVTSTTYKSLRGPRGGIIFFRKGSKPRKRGMLLNQGDGSDKYDFEEKINFAVFPALQGGPHNNHIAALAVALKQVASPEYKAYMQQVKRNAQALAAALMRRNCRLVTGGTDNHMILWDLRNLRLTGKNFEKVCELCHITVNKVMIFDDNGSMTPGGLRIGTPAMTTRGCQENDFEMIADFLLKAAQIASSVQKDHGRLAKAFLKGLENNNDIIELRTRVENFASLFAMPGFEV; this is translated from the exons ATGGAAGTTCCGGCTTCAATCAGGTACAGCTCCTCCTCATCCTCTTGCATGCACCTCCACCAGCCTCACTGCAACTCCAATGGGGATGTGGAAGAGTTCCGCATTCTAGGGCATTCAATGTGCTTAAAGCGGAAGAGAGATATtgactcttcttcttcttcgacaAAGAGTTTTAAAGTTACACATTCGAATGAGCTTGAATCACGAAGAAATGCTGTAAGGGCATGGGGTAATGAGGGACTGAGGGTAGCTGATCCTGAAACATTTGAGATTATGGAGAAGGAGAAACAAAGGCAATACAAAGGCATCGAGTTAATTGCTTCAGAGAATTTTGTGTGCAAAGCTGTAATGGAGGCATTAGGTAGCCATTTAACAAACAAGTATTCTGAAGGAATGCCAGGGGCAAG GTATTATGGTGAGAATCAGTTTATAGATGAAATCGAGATGCTTTGTTGTAAGCGTGCATTGCTTGCTTTTGGACTTGATCAAGACAATTGGGGTGTCAACGTGCAGCCTTATTCATGCACCTCAGCTAACTTTGCTGTTTATACTGGTTTGTTACTACCCGGTGATCGGATAATGGGTTTGGATACACCATCTGGCGGAAACACTAGTCATGGATATAATCTTCCTAATGGAAGGAAAGTTTCAGGGGCTTCAATATTTTTTGAGAGTTTGTCTTATAAGGTTGACCCTCAAACTGGGTGTGTAGATTTTGATAAGCTTGAAGAAAGAGCTCTCGATTTCCGGCCTAAGATTCTTATATGTGGGGGGAGTTCATATCCCCGGGAATGGGATTATGCGAAGTTTAGACAAATTGCTGATAAATGTGGAGCAGTGTTAATGTGTGACATGGCACAGATTAGTGGTCTTGTCGCcgcaaag GAATGTTTGAGTCCCTTTGACTATTGTGACATTGTTACCTCAACGACCTATAAAAGTCTTCGAGGCCCTAGGGGAGGTATTATTTTCTTCAGGAAAGGTTCAAAGCCAAGGAAGAGAGGCATGCTTTTGAATCAAGGTGATGGCAGTGATAAATATGATTTTGAGGAGAAGATAAACTTTGCTGTTTTTCCTGCTCTGCAAGGTGGGCCACACAATAACCATATCGCTGCCCTAGCAGTGGCATTGAAACAAGTGGCTAGTCCTGAATACAAGGCGTATATGCAACAAGTAAAGAGAAATGCTCAGGCGTTAGCAGCTGCTTTAATGAGAAGGAACTGTAGGCTGGTCACTGGAGGGACAGACAATCACATGATACTGTGGGATCTGAGGAATCTTAGGTTAACAG GTAAGAATTTCGAAAAGGTCTGTGAGTTGTGTCATATCACTGTCAACAAAGTGATGATCTTTGATGATAATGGAAGTATGACCCCAGGAGGTTTGAGGATAG GGACCCCTGCTATGACAACAAGAGGCTGCCAAGAGAATGATTTTGAAATGATAGCAGATTTCCTCCTTAAAGCAGCACAGATTGCTAGTTCAGTACAGAAAGATCATGGAAGGCTTGCAAAGGCTTTCTTGAAGGGCCTTGagaacaacaatgacattattgAGCTACGGACACGTGTTGAAAATTTTGCTTCATTGTTTGCAATGCCTGGATTTGAAGTATAG